Genomic segment of Candidatus Chlorohelix allophototropha:
CAAAGTTAAGCAATACCGCGAGATTCTTGATATCCAGACTGATCTAGTTTTCCGCTTCACCCCAGACTACAAGCTCACCTATGTGAACCGCGCTTACGGTCAATATCATAACCGCCTGTCTGAAGAAATGATCGGGCTGAATATTCTGGATTTTATTACTGAAGAAGACCGCGTTCGTATGGAGGCACTTGCCAAAAGCCTTAACCCCACAAAATCGGTAGGCTCTTCAGAGGATTGTCATGTTTTGCCAGACGGTTCAATGAAATGGTTATTGTGGACTAACCGGGCGCTCTTTGACGAAAACGAGGGAATTGTTGAATTTCAGTGTATCGGACGGGACATTACCAACCTAAAACAGGCAGAAATAGATGCCCGCGAAAAGAATAGACTTTACCGGATTGTTTTCGAGAACAGCGTGGATGGCTTAATGCTCACTGCTGCGGATGGTCGGGTTATTGATGTCAATCCTGCTGCCTGTACACTGCTAGGTTATACCAAAGAAGAAATCTGTGCGCTAGATCGTGAGACTCTTGTAGATAAAACCGACCAACCTAAGTTGGAGTTGCTCAGAAAACATGCTGCCACTGGTTATTCCACCGGTGAATTAACCTTAATACGCAAAGATGGCAGGAAGATTTTAACCAATGCGACTTCCCAACTATTTTATGACGAAAAAGCACAAGGGCTTGTCAGTTTACGCATCAGAGATATCACCGAAACCAAACGGCTGGAAGAAGCTTTACGTACCAGCGAAGAATTATACCGCAGTCTCATCGAAAGCAGCGATTCGATTATAGCCCTGATAGATTGGGCAGGGCGCTTGCATTTTCTAAATGAAATGGGCGCTAGACAAATGCGCTCAAAACCTTCTGAAACTATTGGGAAAGGAGTATTTGAATTATTTCCACCGGAAAATGCAACCAGTATGCTTGCAAATATTCGGCAGGTACTCCAAAGCGGTCAGGGTATAATCAATGAAACCCCTATTAGAATACCCGGTGCGGTTCATTGGTATCGTACCAGTATTCAGCCAGTTCGAAACAAAGAAGGTCAGCCGATTCTGGCTTTAATCAACTCCTCTGATATAACCGATCTGAAGTTAGTAGAAGAAAAACTTCGCCACAGCGCCTGGCGGCTGGAAGGATTGAACGCCATTGGTGAAGCAATATTGGCAGCTAAAACCGTTGAGGAACTTGGGAAACTGGCTATTGAACAACTGATTAGGCTAGTGCCCTGCCAACGTGCCACTATTTCTTCTATTGATCTGACTGATAATTCCCTTTTCCCGATTCATAGCTGGTCTCAACTTGAAACGAGCGTGTTACCCGGTAAAAGTTATCCTATCAATTCTGAGTTTCTCGAATTGATACGAGTTAACCCATTCATACTTCGTACTGAACTCGATAACTATCCTGCTGCAATACCACGACAGTTATATCAAGAAGGCTTCACCTCAATGCTATATGTTGGGCTGAAAGCAGGTGATGAGCTTATCGGGGTTCTAATGCTACTCTCAAGCGACAAAGCGTTCTTTAGCGAAGAATTTATTAGTATTGCCGTTGAAATTGGAGATGTGCTGGCGATTGGAATTACTAATGCCAGCATGAACCGTAAAATCCTAGAATATTCAGCCGAATTGGAAGAAAATGTGGCTTTGCGTACTGCCGACCTAGAGCAGACTCGCAACCGCATCGAAGCAATCTTCCAGAGCAGTAGCGATGGAATCCTAATTATTGGGGCAAACTCTGAGATTGAACTGTCTAATACACAAGCTACCGCTTTGTTTGGTATTAGCAATACTAAACAGAAATTGGTTTCTCTTACAGACGAGGCTGATCGCCCTGCCTTGGATAAGGCTCTCAAAGAGGCTTTGCTTAGCGGCAAGATTCAGCGTCTCGAAGTTTCAGTAAAGGGTAGTGCAGAAAATTACTTTGAGGCGGAGTTAGGAATTGCGCCAGTAATCGGAAACAAGTCTGACCAACCTTTACTAATTTGTACAGTACGGGACATTACCGCACGTAAACTTGCCGAATCTGCCATCCATGAAAGTGAAAAGCGTTACCGATTACTGGCAGATAACATCACCGATATGGTGGCAGTAATCTCACCGGATGGAAGATATACCTATGTTTCGCCTTCGAGTAAAACGTTGAC
This window contains:
- a CDS encoding PAS domain S-box protein, which gives rise to MRILLNGESGNFTITNALAKATTTFEIIWLTSGQAYAEADILLLDMEALDYKGIDTFDQLHQRFPNLPIVLLANINQQEEALEAIRRGAMDCLIKSELSPTLLTRTLHFVCERYCTQQKIIQAKVKQYREILDIQTDLVFRFTPDYKLTYVNRAYGQYHNRLSEEMIGLNILDFITEEDRVRMEALAKSLNPTKSVGSSEDCHVLPDGSMKWLLWTNRALFDENEGIVEFQCIGRDITNLKQAEIDAREKNRLYRIVFENSVDGLMLTAADGRVIDVNPAACTLLGYTKEEICALDRETLVDKTDQPKLELLRKHAATGYSTGELTLIRKDGRKILTNATSQLFYDEKAQGLVSLRIRDITETKRLEEALRTSEELYRSLIESSDSIIALIDWAGRLHFLNEMGARQMRSKPSETIGKGVFELFPPENATSMLANIRQVLQSGQGIINETPIRIPGAVHWYRTSIQPVRNKEGQPILALINSSDITDLKLVEEKLRHSAWRLEGLNAIGEAILAAKTVEELGKLAIEQLIRLVPCQRATISSIDLTDNSLFPIHSWSQLETSVLPGKSYPINSEFLELIRVNPFILRTELDNYPAAIPRQLYQEGFTSMLYVGLKAGDELIGVLMLLSSDKAFFSEEFISIAVEIGDVLAIGITNASMNRKILEYSAELEENVALRTADLEQTRNRIEAIFQSSSDGILIIGANSEIELSNTQATALFGISNTKQKLVSLTDEADRPALDKALKEALLSGKIQRLEVSVKGSAENYFEAELGIAPVIGNKSDQPLLICTVRDITARKLAESAIHESEKRYRLLADNITDMVAVISPDGRYTYVSPSSKTLTGYAPEELVGKSSIEFIHPADLYELEAAFSRARVKRTSYNPMTARFRHKEGHYIWLETGGQTRYSEETDEPVSIITISRDVTRRKEVEEALAEERNLLRSLIDNLPDYIYVKDTEHRIILDNVAHARLLGKASPSEIVGKTVFDLFPPEFAEKYYADEEELYRTGQPIINREEKSLSLNRAIIWASTTKIPLKNLSGQIIGLVGITHDISELKHTQELIQQALEKEKELNELKSRFVSMASHEFRTPLTAILLAAEILDNYRQKMEEQEIEQQLNRIKRQVKYLANIIEDMLDLSRIQANRLEFKPVATDLYAFCNEIIEEFKSRPNISHTFSYTCETSPLLLNLDRTLMSRIINNLISNALKYSHPNTTIYISIKKQGDSIFLQIRDEGIGIPEADIKHLFEPFHRASNVGAISGTGLGLAIAKQSIEFHGGSISLESQPNIGTTVTLYIPDLS